From the genome of Papaver somniferum cultivar HN1 chromosome 2, ASM357369v1, whole genome shotgun sequence, one region includes:
- the LOC113351409 gene encoding wall-associated receptor kinase 2-like — protein MSTSAAASFFQSKPGCETHCGNVTIPYPFGIAGGEGCSADGNGYGYSIRCDTSFYPAKPFIGDGKFEVISISETEIRVKNSRVAAACYTKKGVQIDLDPFSQDPTDRFSFFIDKTSFTFSNTKNRLFAIGCDTLTSFFAVSGNGTLHDPGVCLSLCNSRDEVIEGSCAEEKGCCQLEFPKGINSLYASVSSLDNHTKVWSFDPCSYAFIAEKDQYSFRASDLLPTTNFIGEKRNIPFVLDWVIGNKTCEEAKDTLLCQKNSVCVETTDVPGYRCTCVEGYEGNPYLSPGCQAKQLTTPGPQADTNRCGRDCFAKKQEFPILKATLGIGLGILLLIVGISCLYLSLRKRKQTKLKQKFYEQNGGLLLNKNATASGGDGAGAELLTKIYTAKELELATNNFHKNRILGEGGYGVVYKGILPDNREVAIKKSKAVDESQIEQFINEVVILTRVNHRNVVKLLGFCLESKVPLLVYEYVPNGTLFQHIHCKGEISPILSWESRLRIATETANAIAYLHYAVSTSVIHRDIKSSNILLDENFTAKVSDFGASRLIPLDKTRIMTIVQGTFGYLDPEYFHTSQLTEKSDVYSFGVVLIELLTGEQPVSLKRSEEQRNLATFFIIQMEEEENILQILDAQLVHEGNLEKMLAVAELAKRCLFLKSVERPTMKQVVAELEYLRNLPSQEEKLWSIPSTPIDLYMPESSDTISDFGQHSFATDNVISINTP, from the exons ATGTCAACATCCGCGGCTGCATCATTTTTCCAGTCAAAACCTGGTTGCGAGACCCATTGCGGTAATGTTACCATTCCTTATCCGTTTGGTATAGCTGGCGGCGAAGGGTGTTCTGCagatggaaatgggtatggatacaGTATAAGGTGTGATACGTCTTTTTATCCTGCCAAGCCCTTCATTGGCGATGGAAAGTTTGAAGTTATAAGTATATCAGAGACAGAAATACGAGTGAAAAATAGCCGGGTGGCGGCGGCATGTTACACCAAGAAGGGTGTGCAGATCGATCTTGATCCTTTTTCCCAGGACCCAACGGATCGGTTCTCTTTTTTCATAGATAAGACATCATTTACGTTCTCAAATACCAAAAACAGGTTATTTGCTATCGGTTGCGATACTTTAACTTCATTCTTTGCCGTGTCCGGCAATGGTACTTTACACGACCCAGGCGTCTGTCTGTCATTATGTAACAGTAGAGATGAAGTAATAGAAGGCTCTTGCGCTGAAGAAAAGGGTTGTTGCCAGTTAGAATTTCCGAAGGGTATAAATTCTTTATATGCGTCTGTTTCCAGCCTTGACAATCATACAAAAGTCTGGTCCTTTGATCCTTGTAGTTATGCTTTCATTGCTGAGAAAGATCAGTATTCTTTTCGTGCATCTGATCTTCTTCCCACTACCAATTTCATTGGAGAAAAAAGAAACATACCTTTTGTTCTTGATTGGGTGATTGGGAATAAGACGTGTGAAGAAGCAAAGGACACTCTATTGTGCCAAAAAAACAGTGTCTGTGTTGAAACTACTGATGTTCCTGGATATCGTTGCACTTGTGTTGAAGGTTACGAAGGGAATCCTTATCTCAGTCCAGGATGCCAAGCCAAACAGCTCACTACTCCAGGACCTCAAGCAGACACGAACCGTTGTGGACGTGATTGCTTTGCCAAGAAACAAGAATTTCCAATCCTAAAAGCCACTCTTG GTATTGGCTTAGGAATTTTGTTGCTGATAGTTGGCATTAGTTGCCTATATTTGAGCTTGaggaaaagaaaacaaaccaaaCTCAAACAGAAGTTCTATGAGCAAAATGGGGGACTGCTCTTAAATAAAAATGCAACGGCAAGTGGTGGTGATGGTGCTGGTGCTGAATTATTGACCAAGATATATACAGCTAAAGAGCTCGAATTAGCAACCAACAACTTTCATAAGAATAGAATACTTGGAGAAGGAGGTTACGGTGTAGTGTACAAAGGAATTTTACCAGACAATCGAGAAGTCGCTATTAAGAAGTCCAAAGCAGTTGACGAGAGTCAGATTGAGCAATTCATAAATGAGGTTGTTATTCTAACACGGGTAAATCATCGAAATGTGGTAAAGCTCTTAGGATTCTGTCTAGAGTCTAAAGTCCCATTACTCGTTTACGAGTATGTCCCTAATGGGACACTTTTCCAACATATCCACTGCAAGGGGGAGATATCCCCTATTTTATCCTGGGAAAGTCGTCTGAGGATCGCTACAGAAACTGCGAACGCAATTGCATATTTACACTATGCGGTTTCTACATCAGTCATTCATAGAGATATAAAGTCTTCTAACATACTACTAGATGAAAATTTCACCGCAAAAGTATCAGATTTTGGAGCATCGAGGTTGATCCCTTTGGATAAAACTAGAATAATGACAATAGTTCAAGGGACATTTGGATATCTGGATCCAGAATATTTTCATACCAGTCAATTAACAGAAAAGAGTGATGTTTACAGTTTCGGCGTTGTACTTATCGAACTCTTGACTGGAGAACAACCCGTCTCTCTTAAAAGATCCGAGGAACAGAGAAATCTGGCCACATTCTTCATTATCCaaatggaagaggaagagaataTTCTTCAAATTCTGGATGCTCAATTAGTACATGAGGGTAACTTGGAGAAAATGCTTGCAGTTGCAGAGCTTGCAAAGAGATGTCTTTTCTTGAAGAGTGTAGAACGACCTACCATGAAGCAAGTGGTTGCAGAACTGGAATATTTGAGAAACTTACCAAGCCAAGAAGAGAAATTGTGGTCAATCCCTTCTACACCGATAGACCTTTATATGCCGGAGAGCTCTGACACCATCTCTGATTTTGGACAACATAGTTTTGCAACCGATAATGTAATATCCATTAACACTCCATAA